One segment of Saprospiraceae bacterium DNA contains the following:
- a CDS encoding T9SS type A sorting domain-containing protein, whose translation MTFQHSYESAHDYTVNITFDPLFFDFLGTTPALTDLIITTDIFDNIVVSGTYTAPVTDPVVSGASLLFHMKRLQRWDNFEFKRITYTLTDPICDPSLLATFNPPLFCAAYTDLTILPTNSVAVMLLSEWILPCGAGTTDNVLIDDELDIDQDHCFISPSLPSSIALFPGAKVTVRSGNTLTLQNMNIFSCGTELGQGIVVEPGATLVMDGCTVSDSRFGIDAQQGSTISVTNTAFADNYIGARLHMEGTPNRVLINAFGGNSFSTDNGLKAPFAGMPEAVAFRGLCGISVSNYRDFNLWGGNDFKRLANGILSWNSSGNLGNMSFTDMNGNASVYGLEGFGIHLSGRTTRPLFFNLNEFWTTMTFDDCKTGIYAFKHALNIENTTMTSVDVGIDVAQCQTKDVVLDGNTITARRYGIRSFLNEPVHPISAIRDNTINITGTSDAVKPFTGIEMEEGAFGLDFTGWTVVRNPIALSAGGRGILYRNGVAGRLLGNAVTNNALPSLYTGIKVEGALYGNIADNMVNQSSSTGLGLATGIESSAGWNNTFQCNCVDNTNVGMQFYDMADFTDAVRGNRLNNHCVGLQLGTGAVGGASIGWQYHTGNIWDLDAIEPGCFGGVNYGDPTASRFFVNGTANPSLNPPVSPSSGWFTDELGTTFTNCNSCDFPNSEAPPRVTEGSVPTSMDNAIATDAFSPDVFENEMTWKGKYRLYRKILRQPAIESYATDYADFMDDHENLSSGKLAYIAEEKAKLFALSATEDSILESRRVLWQHRIDGLRELDSLLQAGASVNQTQYENAVEESADAQDEYEAYLDSLAQTRQTKIQTLLSLNAAASTSLTPDANHKTLNFIVLKLLLADSLASGHLATLAGIAEQCPLEGGDAVYEARAFVTYLTGDDFDDAEVCADTERGQRPNKPSKSSESEVVVLYPNPTTGQIAWSGIAGQPVVLRIFNAMGQLQMEQVIVGSSAQIGQLPEGLYQVQLLNAQDKTLLISQKVLFIKH comes from the coding sequence TTGACTTTTCAACATTCCTACGAATCCGCCCACGACTACACGGTAAACATAACCTTTGACCCGCTCTTTTTCGATTTTCTGGGTACAACTCCTGCTTTGACAGATTTGATAATCACCACAGATATATTCGACAACATTGTTGTGTCGGGAACTTATACCGCGCCAGTAACAGACCCAGTCGTGTCAGGCGCAAGCTTGCTTTTCCACATGAAAAGACTTCAGAGGTGGGACAATTTCGAGTTTAAGCGGATAACTTACACTTTAACCGACCCGATTTGCGACCCCTCTTTGCTGGCAACGTTCAATCCCCCCTTGTTTTGCGCGGCGTACACCGACCTTACCATATTGCCAACCAATTCGGTAGCGGTGATGTTGCTGAGCGAGTGGATTTTGCCCTGCGGTGCGGGTACGACGGACAATGTGTTGATTGATGATGAGTTGGATATTGACCAGGATCACTGTTTTATCAGTCCGTCGTTGCCAAGCAGCATCGCGCTGTTTCCGGGCGCGAAGGTTACTGTAAGAAGTGGCAACACGCTCACGCTGCAAAACATGAACATCTTCTCCTGTGGCACAGAGCTCGGCCAAGGCATCGTCGTGGAGCCGGGCGCCACGCTCGTCATGGACGGTTGCACGGTGTCCGACTCGCGTTTTGGCATTGATGCGCAGCAAGGTTCCACCATTTCCGTGACGAACACCGCCTTCGCCGACAACTACATCGGCGCGCGGTTACACATGGAGGGCACGCCCAACCGCGTGCTCATCAACGCTTTTGGCGGCAACTCGTTTTCCACCGACAACGGCCTGAAGGCGCCTTTCGCGGGCATGCCGGAGGCGGTGGCGTTTCGGGGGCTGTGCGGCATATCGGTCAGCAACTACCGCGACTTCAACCTCTGGGGCGGCAACGATTTCAAGCGGCTGGCCAACGGCATCCTGTCGTGGAACTCCAGCGGCAACCTCGGCAACATGAGTTTCACCGACATGAATGGCAACGCCAGCGTTTACGGGTTGGAGGGCTTTGGCATCCACCTGTCGGGCAGGACCACCCGCCCGCTGTTTTTCAACCTCAACGAGTTCTGGACAACGATGACCTTCGACGATTGCAAAACCGGCATCTATGCCTTCAAGCACGCGCTCAACATCGAGAACACGACCATGACCAGCGTGGACGTGGGCATTGACGTGGCGCAATGCCAAACCAAGGATGTGGTGCTCGACGGCAACACCATCACGGCGCGGCGGTATGGCATTCGCTCGTTCTTGAATGAGCCGGTGCATCCCATTAGCGCGATTCGGGACAATACCATAAACATCACTGGCACAAGTGACGCAGTGAAGCCCTTTACCGGCATCGAGATGGAAGAAGGGGCATTTGGCTTGGATTTTACCGGATGGACGGTTGTTCGAAATCCTATTGCCTTGTCGGCAGGTGGGCGCGGCATCCTATATCGCAATGGAGTGGCAGGCAGATTGCTGGGCAACGCGGTCACTAACAATGCATTGCCGAGCCTTTACACGGGCATTAAAGTGGAAGGTGCTTTGTATGGCAACATCGCCGACAACATGGTCAATCAGTCGAGTTCGACTGGGCTTGGGCTGGCTACGGGCATAGAGAGCAGCGCGGGATGGAACAACACTTTCCAGTGCAATTGCGTGGACAACACCAACGTGGGGATGCAGTTCTACGACATGGCGGACTTCACCGATGCGGTGCGCGGCAACAGACTGAACAACCACTGCGTGGGTCTGCAGCTCGGCACGGGTGCCGTCGGAGGCGCTTCCATCGGCTGGCAATACCATACTGGCAATATCTGGGACCTTGATGCCATCGAACCGGGTTGCTTCGGGGGGGTAAACTATGGAGACCCGACCGCTTCTCGATTTTTTGTCAATGGCACTGCTAACCCTTCACTGAATCCGCCTGTTTCACCTTCGTCAGGATGGTTTACTGATGAACTTGGCACAACCTTCACCAATTGCAATTCCTGCGATTTCCCCAATTCGGAAGCCCCACCCCGGGTGACGGAGGGCAGTGTGCCGACGAGTATGGACAACGCCATCGCCACCGACGCATTCTCCCCCGATGTGTTCGAGAACGAAATGACTTGGAAGGGCAAATACCGCCTCTACCGCAAAATATTGCGCCAACCGGCCATCGAAAGTTATGCAACGGATTATGCCGACTTTATGGACGACCATGAAAACCTCTCGAGCGGCAAATTGGCTTACATTGCTGAGGAAAAGGCCAAACTGTTTGCTTTGAGCGCAACGGAGGACTCCATCTTGGAAAGCCGCCGCGTCCTCTGGCAACACCGGATAGACGGGCTGCGCGAGTTGGACAGCCTACTGCAAGCTGGCGCATCGGTCAATCAAACCCAATACGAGAATGCGGTGGAAGAAAGTGCGGACGCGCAAGACGAATACGAAGCATATCTGGATAGTTTGGCGCAAACCCGCCAGACAAAAATCCAGACCCTGCTCTCGCTCAACGCCGCCGCCAGCACCAGCCTGACGCCCGATGCGAACCACAAAACCTTGAACTTTATCGTCCTGAAACTTTTGCTGGCCGATTCGCTTGCCTCGGGCCACCTTGCCACACTGGCTGGCATCGCTGAGCAATGCCCATTAGAAGGCGGCGACGCAGTTTACGAAGCGCGGGCCTTTGTGACCTATCTCACCGGGGATGATTTCGACGATGCCGAGGTGTGTGCGGATACAGAGCGCGGGCAACGCCCAAACAAGCCGAGCAAATCGTCTGAAAGTGAAGTTGTTGTGCTTTATCCGAATCCAACGACAGGTCAGATAGCGTGGAGTGGCATTGCTGGCCAGCCAGTCGTTCTGCGAATTTTTAATGCGATGGGACAGTTGCAAATGGAGCAGGTCATTGTTGGTTCATCGGCTCAAATCGGCCAGTTGCCAGAAGGTCTTTATCAGGTGCAATTGCTCAATGCCCAAGACAAAACGTTGCTGATTTCGCAAAAAGTGCTGTTTATCAAACACTAA
- a CDS encoding M1 family metallopeptidase — translation MLPTSLSFAADTRSDSLDLLHTEITLNLLNAPQISAQCNIQWTPRVAEVSEIRLDLQGFTIDSVSVNGSPASFTKTADLLTIDCPTPVASGDTAWLSITYHGQPAADASGWGGFYNQSGYTFNLGVGFAADPHSFGRAWFPCFDNFVERSTFEVSIISQANRPGFSNGVLVEEAQQSGQVRRRWRIEQPIPSYLACFAAGPYTTWRREYDAIPVEIAAAPADTGKVAATFKNLPDALACMKHWFGPYLWPKIGYSLVPFNSGAMEHATNVAIGRSFIDGSLNFESLWVHELSHHWWGDLATCSTAEDMWLNEGWAVYSEHLFAEWMYGQDKFREEVRTNFLNVLENSHVAEGGYRAVSGVPHALTYGQHVYNKGPVVAHNLRGYLGDSLFREGVRSALTLTQFADWSSADLRDKMNAATGQDLTDFFEDWVFSGGFPHFSVDSFRIEVPVIDTYFVCRIFVKQKLRGAPHFHQNVPLEFTFVDENWQRQTRAATVSGEHSEVVFHFPLPHPVPKFVWINTEQKLLFARAEKELVVKTGGSKNFAPAKMNMNISALPDSALIRVEHHYAMPDTGGLSNPNNYVLSNRYWSIEADLPQGFVGSASIFYDGRGQLDQLDTELFAQTSPSEDSILLLFRPMVGMPWTEYPTYLLNKINSSNDKYGFIRIDNVQPGQYTIGKGVSTVATKTPTQSSVQLKAFPNPASNTIRLKASESFDKVLVFNEKGQAMRETSITPTNETELMVTGYPTGRYWFVVFTKRGAVSCSAVIVP, via the coding sequence TTGCTCCCCACGTCTTTGTCATTCGCTGCCGACACGCGCAGCGATTCGCTCGACCTTTTGCACACCGAGATAACGCTCAACCTGCTCAACGCTCCCCAAATCAGCGCCCAATGCAACATTCAATGGACGCCCCGCGTGGCCGAAGTCTCGGAGATTCGCTTGGATTTGCAGGGATTCACCATTGACTCGGTGTCCGTGAACGGAAGCCCGGCATCTTTCACGAAAACCGCTGACCTGCTGACAATAGATTGCCCGACACCTGTGGCATCGGGCGACACGGCTTGGCTGAGCATCACTTATCACGGCCAACCAGCAGCCGACGCAAGTGGTTGGGGTGGCTTCTACAACCAAAGCGGCTACACCTTCAACCTCGGAGTGGGCTTTGCCGCCGACCCTCATTCTTTCGGGCGGGCTTGGTTCCCTTGTTTCGACAATTTTGTGGAGCGCAGCACTTTTGAGGTCAGCATCATTTCGCAGGCCAACAGGCCGGGGTTTTCCAACGGCGTATTGGTCGAGGAAGCGCAACAATCGGGACAGGTGCGGCGACGCTGGCGCATCGAGCAGCCTATCCCTTCCTACCTCGCCTGCTTTGCCGCCGGGCCATACACTACATGGAGGCGGGAATACGATGCCATCCCGGTCGAAATAGCAGCCGCCCCCGCCGATACGGGCAAAGTGGCCGCCACTTTCAAAAACCTGCCGGACGCGCTCGCCTGCATGAAACACTGGTTTGGCCCCTACCTGTGGCCCAAAATCGGTTATTCGCTTGTGCCATTCAACTCGGGCGCGATGGAGCATGCCACCAACGTTGCCATCGGGCGTTCGTTCATTGATGGCTCACTGAACTTTGAATCTTTGTGGGTGCACGAGCTGTCGCATCACTGGTGGGGCGATTTGGCGACTTGCTCCACCGCCGAGGATATGTGGCTCAACGAGGGTTGGGCGGTCTATTCAGAACATCTTTTCGCCGAATGGATGTACGGTCAAGACAAATTCCGTGAAGAGGTGCGAACCAATTTTCTCAACGTGCTGGAAAACAGTCACGTCGCGGAAGGAGGCTACCGCGCCGTGTCGGGGGTGCCTCACGCCTTGACGTATGGCCAACACGTCTATAACAAAGGCCCTGTGGTGGCGCACAACCTTCGCGGCTATCTTGGGGATTCTTTGTTTCGGGAAGGCGTTCGCTCGGCCTTGACGCTCACCCAGTTCGCCGATTGGAGCAGTGCCGATTTACGCGACAAAATGAACGCCGCCACTGGCCAAGACCTGACGGATTTCTTTGAAGATTGGGTTTTTAGCGGGGGCTTCCCGCACTTTTCGGTGGACTCTTTTCGCATTGAGGTGCCTGTGATTGATACCTATTTTGTCTGCCGGATATTTGTGAAACAAAAACTGCGCGGTGCCCCGCATTTCCACCAGAACGTGCCGCTTGAGTTCACCTTTGTGGATGAAAACTGGCAGCGCCAAACGCGAGCTGCCACTGTGAGCGGCGAACATTCGGAAGTGGTCTTTCACTTTCCCCTACCCCACCCCGTGCCGAAGTTTGTCTGGATAAATACCGAACAAAAACTACTCTTCGCTCGCGCCGAGAAGGAATTGGTGGTGAAAACGGGCGGCAGCAAAAACTTTGCCCCCGCCAAAATGAATATGAACATCAGCGCCTTGCCCGATTCGGCGCTTATTCGGGTGGAACACCACTATGCCATGCCCGACACCGGCGGCCTCTCGAATCCCAACAATTATGTGCTCAGCAACCGCTATTGGAGCATCGAAGCGGACTTGCCGCAAGGGTTTGTGGGGAGCGCCAGCATTTTTTACGACGGCAGAGGCCAGCTCGACCAGCTGGACACCGAACTCTTCGCCCAGACAAGCCCCAGCGAGGACAGCATCTTGCTCTTGTTTCGTCCAATGGTTGGGATGCCGTGGACAGAGTACCCAACTTACCTGCTCAACAAAATAAATTCTTCTAACGACAAATATGGGTTCATCAGAATTGACAACGTGCAACCCGGGCAGTACACCATCGGGAAAGGCGTTTCCACCGTAGCCACCAAAACCCCCACCCAGAGTTCCGTCCAGTTGAAGGCGTTCCCCAATCCGGCCAGCAACACGATAAGGCTAAAAGCATCGGAATCCTTTGATAAGGTTTTGGTTTTCAATGAAAAAGGCCAAGCTATGCGGGAAACGAGCATAACACCGACAAACGAAACCGAACTCATGGTGACAGGCTATCCGACAGGGCGATATTGGTTCGTTGTGTTCACCAAGCGGGGCGCTGTGTCTTGTTCGGCAGTGATTGTGCCCTGA
- a CDS encoding glucosaminidase domain-containing protein, with protein MNLLTHTRMALTLSAAMLTFVATSNAQDSTPRTTVLHAKKAASSGLDSAMVRSIAQMISDSFGAAVPLIEEFIYEAKQLEKDEKVPATAFIGIAILESTGFTSYLYQNAKNPFGMRATSIWKGPTFIMFHEGKDSKFRKYDTPRDAVRDFAVFLNSRKWFRDAFECEVLDVECFIKGLSPNWKKKEPGYASDPEWPNKVRRVIRTYKLEQLKN; from the coding sequence ATGAATCTTCTCACCCACACCCGAATGGCGCTCACGTTGAGCGCAGCAATGCTCACTTTTGTCGCGACATCCAACGCCCAAGATTCTACCCCTCGCACCACCGTGCTGCATGCCAAGAAAGCGGCCTCATCCGGCCTCGATTCGGCTATGGTACGTTCCATTGCCCAAATGATTTCCGATTCCTTCGGTGCCGCTGTGCCGCTCATCGAAGAATTCATCTATGAAGCCAAACAATTGGAAAAGGACGAAAAGGTGCCTGCCACAGCCTTCATCGGCATTGCCATCCTCGAATCCACCGGCTTCACCAGCTACCTTTATCAAAATGCCAAAAACCCCTTCGGGATGCGAGCCACCTCCATCTGGAAAGGCCCGACTTTCATCATGTTTCACGAAGGCAAGGACTCTAAGTTCCGCAAATACGACACGCCCCGCGATGCCGTGCGCGACTTCGCCGTTTTTCTCAATAGCCGAAAGTGGTTCCGAGATGCCTTTGAGTGCGAAGTGCTCGATGTCGAGTGTTTCATCAAAGGCTTGAGTCCCAACTGGAAAAAGAAAGAGCCAGGATATGCCAGCGACCCGGAGTGGCCAAACAAGGTGCGGCGCGTGATTCGTACCTATAAGTTGGAGCAGCTGAAAAACTGA
- a CDS encoding choice-of-anchor J domain-containing protein — protein MFFSKNKNHRFAALTLLLLSGLVACVKTEFDEPPAGGEPNTLDPNITIAELKALHTTPGGYDRITDDYIIGGEVVMDDRSGNYYKTLVIQDASGGLEIKFNDGFLYQTLPIGRTIYIRCKDLLLTDYAGLTQLTGGTVEEGGELKGVGLTETQVRTKLVKGAYNATPVAPREISIANINASHLSTFIKLTDVEFIKADTGKTYADAVTKFSLNRTLQDCSGKQLIIRTSGYSDFANVKTPGGKGTVEGVLGVFNNTYQLYLRDQNGVKMDSLRCGAIDPNGPGLSSLNEKFDATTNNQDIDLPGWVNVAVQGNRIWRGATFSGDKFASATAFQSNLPAMETWLISPPLDLRTQKTLSFESSAGFWRHDGLSVWVSSDFNGQNPATATWTQLNYTKPPVNASGYSDFVPSGNIPLPQYNGKGYIGFKYVGDGTTNTTTCRFDDVKVQ, from the coding sequence ATGTTTTTTTCAAAAAATAAAAATCACCGCTTCGCAGCCTTGACGCTGCTTTTGCTCTCCGGTTTGGTGGCTTGCGTAAAAACCGAATTCGACGAACCGCCAGCAGGGGGAGAACCGAACACCCTCGACCCCAATATCACCATCGCCGAGTTGAAGGCGCTGCACACCACACCGGGCGGCTACGACCGCATCACGGATGACTACATCATAGGCGGCGAAGTAGTGATGGATGACCGCTCTGGCAACTATTACAAAACATTGGTCATCCAAGATGCTTCGGGCGGCTTGGAAATCAAGTTCAACGACGGTTTCTTGTACCAGACCCTGCCCATTGGCCGCACCATCTATATTAGGTGCAAAGACTTGCTGCTCACCGATTATGCGGGGCTGACGCAACTCACTGGCGGCACGGTGGAAGAAGGCGGCGAACTAAAGGGAGTCGGCCTGACGGAAACGCAAGTGCGCACCAAACTGGTGAAAGGGGCATACAACGCCACACCTGTCGCGCCGCGCGAAATTTCCATCGCCAACATCAACGCCAGCCATTTGAGCACCTTCATCAAATTGACCGATGTGGAGTTCATCAAAGCAGACACGGGTAAAACGTATGCGGATGCCGTGACCAAATTTAGCCTCAACCGCACCCTGCAAGATTGCTCTGGCAAACAGCTCATCATCCGCACGAGCGGTTATTCGGACTTCGCCAACGTCAAAACACCCGGCGGAAAAGGTACGGTGGAAGGCGTGTTGGGTGTTTTCAACAACACCTATCAACTATACCTGCGCGACCAGAACGGCGTGAAAATGGACAGCCTGCGCTGCGGCGCGATAGACCCCAACGGCCCCGGCCTTTCCAGTCTGAATGAAAAATTCGATGCTACCACCAACAATCAGGACATTGACTTGCCCGGCTGGGTTAATGTGGCCGTGCAAGGCAACCGTATTTGGCGCGGCGCGACTTTCTCTGGCGACAAGTTTGCCTCTGCCACCGCATTCCAATCGAATTTGCCAGCTATGGAAACGTGGCTCATCTCGCCACCGCTCGACCTTCGGACGCAAAAAACGCTCAGTTTTGAGTCCTCCGCCGGATTCTGGCGCCACGACGGCCTCTCTGTATGGGTGTCATCCGACTTCAATGGCCAAAATCCCGCCACGGCCACTTGGACGCAACTCAACTATACCAAACCGCCTGTCAATGCCAGCGGATATTCCGATTTTGTCCCATCGGGCAACATCCCGCTGCCCCAGTACAATGGCAAAGGTTACATAGGCTTCAAGTATGTCGGCGACGGAACAACCAACACCACGACTTGTCGGTTCGACGACGTGAAGGTGCAGTAG
- a CDS encoding PKD domain-containing protein, with protein MKLFFLPILIVSAVLSTAHSQRQDNVWVLGYNYDPTDALAEGVHLRFDDSLQISYPKRPMGLFNSNASICDSLGNLLLYSNGCYVETADGIEVENSEGMNPGFLYNLFCSDNYGYGLSQSIVLLPDPGNPDLFHFFHIPLVAPSFVKNVLHTVVDMSANNGNGTTLFKNQIVATDTIHRHGIHAVRHANGRDWWIIAAKIYSNRYYLLLLTPDGVETKYQEIGPVDVGVVYGGEMVFSPDGCKVARFDTRDDLRIFDFDRCTGTLSNPVHIPIQDEADIEILAGLAWSADSRYIYTAEAQRLLQFDAWASDIAGSMVLVAEADPPLCPLSGSIGIMELGPDGMIYCSPFNGQKCLHRMKNPERAGTACAFEQNYFQLDYPFDGLPHFPNFRLGPIDGSPCDSLGIDNHPLANWRYDRTPGLGVDFTSVSWYEPTDWWWDFGDPGSGPANHSTEKHPAHTYTAAGPYEVCLTVSNQYGSDTKCKTVWVEQTTSLPGLPPAPSKRGGVTLWPNPTAGEVRWGGVEEGEEVTVQVHDALGRLCLQATTREGRADLGGLPEGIYFVSLINKQGKRIASKPILLH; from the coding sequence ATGAAGTTGTTTTTTTTGCCGATACTCATAGTTTCGGCTGTTTTATCAACCGCGCACTCCCAACGGCAGGACAATGTATGGGTGCTTGGCTACAATTACGACCCCACCGACGCATTGGCAGAAGGCGTACACCTCCGTTTTGACGATTCGCTACAGATTTCATACCCTAAAAGACCAATGGGGCTTTTCAATTCCAATGCCTCTATCTGCGATTCTTTGGGCAACCTGCTGCTCTACAGCAACGGGTGTTATGTGGAGACCGCCGATGGGATAGAGGTAGAAAATAGCGAAGGAATGAACCCTGGCTTTTTATACAACCTTTTTTGCTCTGACAATTATGGATATGGGCTTTCCCAAAGCATAGTGCTGTTGCCCGACCCCGGCAATCCTGACCTGTTTCATTTTTTTCATATACCGTTGGTGGCTCCATCTTTTGTGAAAAATGTATTGCACACAGTGGTAGATATGTCAGCGAACAATGGCAACGGGACTACACTTTTCAAAAATCAGATAGTGGCGACAGACACGATCCACCGGCATGGCATACATGCGGTGCGCCATGCCAACGGGCGTGACTGGTGGATCATAGCGGCCAAAATATACAGCAATCGCTACTACCTGTTGCTGCTGACTCCCGACGGCGTGGAAACCAAATATCAGGAAATCGGCCCTGTAGATGTGGGTGTGGTGTACGGCGGTGAAATGGTCTTCTCTCCGGATGGCTGCAAGGTAGCGCGCTTCGATACCCGCGACGATTTGCGCATCTTCGACTTCGACCGCTGCACGGGCACGCTCTCCAACCCTGTGCATATTCCTATCCAAGACGAAGCCGACATTGAAATTTTGGCAGGCCTGGCTTGGTCTGCCGACAGCCGCTACATCTACACAGCAGAAGCGCAAAGGCTCTTGCAGTTCGACGCTTGGGCTTCAGACATCGCTGGGAGCATGGTGCTGGTTGCAGAGGCTGACCCGCCGCTCTGCCCTCTGAGCGGCAGCATCGGCATCATGGAACTCGGCCCCGACGGCATGATTTATTGCAGTCCATTCAACGGCCAAAAGTGCCTCCATCGAATGAAAAACCCCGAACGGGCAGGAACGGCTTGCGCCTTCGAGCAAAATTATTTCCAGTTAGACTACCCTTTTGACGGCCTCCCCCACTTCCCCAACTTCCGCCTCGGCCCCATAGACGGCTCGCCTTGCGACTCACTGGGCATAGACAACCATCCCTTAGCCAACTGGCGCTATGACCGCACGCCCGGCCTCGGCGTGGACTTCACTTCCGTGTCGTGGTACGAGCCTACCGACTGGTGGTGGGACTTCGGCGACCCCGGCAGCGGCCCGGCTAACCACAGCACCGAAAAACACCCCGCGCACACCTATACCGCCGCAGGCCCCTACGAGGTGTGCCTCACCGTGAGCAACCAATACGGCAGCGATACCAAGTGCAAAACCGTGTGGGTGGAGCAAACAACAAGCCTCCCTGGCCTCCCCCCAGCCCCCTCCAAAAGAGGGGGAGTGACACTGTGGCCGAACCCGACGGCGGGCGAGGTGCGGTGGGGCGGTGTGGAGGAGGGCGAGGAGGTGACGGTGCAGGTGCACGATGCCTTGGGGCGGCTGTGCCTGCAAGCGACGACGCGCGAGGGGCGAGCGGATTTGGGTGGGTTGCCGGAAGGGATTTATTTTGTGTCGTTGATAAACAAGCAGGGTAAGCGGATTGCCTCCAAGCCGATACTTTTGCATTAA
- a CDS encoding rhomboid family intramembrane serine protease, whose protein sequence is MKSILESESDSLELTRRHFYESMRFPLFAIAVLWLVHFYQVAVGFDPGEYGIMSRRLWGLRGILTGPLVHGSWGHLISNSFPLFVLTGISLYFYRKVAIRAFWMIYLLTGLAVWVFARPVSHIGASGVVYGLVAFIFWNGIFRRSLRSIILAAVVMLLYSGMFMGILPDQEGISWESHLLGSLAGILASFWYKEELEDDEATRHDPFADERNVERQYFLPRDVFDKTKSERAAEEEAARRQQEQNDRIIPPFWNQSW, encoded by the coding sequence GTGAAATCCATCCTCGAAAGCGAATCCGATAGCCTCGAACTCACCCGCAGGCATTTTTACGAAAGCATGCGCTTCCCGCTATTTGCTATTGCGGTGCTCTGGCTTGTGCATTTTTATCAAGTGGCAGTGGGGTTCGACCCCGGCGAATACGGCATCATGTCTCGGCGTTTGTGGGGATTGCGCGGCATACTCACGGGGCCTTTGGTGCATGGCAGTTGGGGGCATCTCATCTCCAATTCTTTCCCGCTTTTTGTGCTGACGGGTATTTCGCTCTACTTTTATCGAAAAGTGGCGATTCGCGCATTTTGGATGATTTACTTGCTCACGGGATTGGCCGTTTGGGTTTTTGCTCGTCCGGTGTCGCATATAGGGGCTAGTGGGGTGGTGTATGGATTGGTCGCGTTCATTTTTTGGAATGGCATTTTTCGGCGCAGTCTGCGCTCCATCATTCTGGCAGCGGTGGTGATGTTGCTTTACAGCGGAATGTTCATGGGTATTTTGCCCGACCAAGAAGGTATTTCATGGGAAAGCCATTTACTGGGGAGCTTGGCAGGCATCCTCGCCTCTTTTTGGTACAAGGAAGAGCTTGAAGACGATGAGGCGACGCGACACGACCCTTTTGCCGACGAAAGAAACGTGGAGCGCCAATACTTTTTGCCTCGCGATGTTTTTGACAAGACAAAAAGTGAACGCGCGGCAGAGGAAGAGGCTGCACGAAGACAACAGGAACAAAACGACCGCATCATTCCGCCGTTTTGGAATCAGTCTTGGTGA